The DNA sequence CCAAGTATCTTGCCAGTTTCTGGCGATGCTTTGATCAGAAGAAGCGATGATGATCTCGGTAGTGTAGAAATCACTCCACTGGTACCAAGATAGGGTGCTAAATACTCCCCATTGCGAATTAAGCTGATGGCTTAGATCTGCACGAGCAAAAGCAACGGCATCGATTCTCATTGAATAGTCGGCGACTTGATTGAGGTAACTCACACTGTCGTTAAATTGATGCTCTAACTTAGAGCGATAGCTTAAGCCTGCTATTGTGTCTTGGTTAAATTGATAGACTGCACCTAAATTGTAACCTAATGCCCAATCACTAGTGGGGGTCATTGCTAAGGGTTGCCCTATCAATTGAGTACTCATATCTACCGATGCGTAGTTGACCTGCATACCGGCAGCAAGTGATAGCTGATTATTAATTTTGTAACTCACTGAGGGGTTAATTTGAAATGTTATTAAGCTTGTATCTACCACTTGAGTAGAGCCTTTCCAGCCCGAACCATAGTCTAATGCGGCACCGCCAATGGTCGTAATTGCTATGCCTGCAGCCCACTGTTCATTTAAGGTTTTATTATAAAATAAGCCGACAGCGCCTAGCCATCCACCAGAGTCCCTAGAGTTATCTGATGCGTTTTGGCTATCATAATAGGTATTAGATAGATTTAAGGCTAAGCCATTCACGGTAAATAGATCTTGTTCCATAAAGGACATAATGGCAGGGTTGGACCAAATAGCCGCCGCCGAATCTCGGTAGACACCATCACCCGCGCCGGCGGTGCCTAAGTTGGCATATGCTGCCTGAGGTAGGTGAAAGCCGCCAGCAAAAAGATTCGCTGAAAAGCCGTTTAGCATTAAGCCAAACAGCACTATTTGGATAGTTTGTTTCATGAAATAGCCTTTACAATCGATAGTAATTTTGAAGTGCGCGGGGAGTGTAAAGGAATGAGATTTAGCAGTGCTTATTTATCACACAATGTATCAATAAATGGTAAAAAGTGATTTAAGTTGTCTTCTTGCGGCGGAGAAATAGTCAATGCTTAAAGAGAGTGAAGTGATTAACTGCGGCGCAAGCGGACCACTTTCATTATTTCAAAATCAAAGCCCGCGCGTTTTTGTACGCTAGGATAGTAACTGAGGTTAACTCTAGCCCCAGTTAAGTCTTGATAACGTTGCTTACGTTTGTAAATGAACGGCACATCATGGCCGCTAATCATTAGGGTATGTAAGATCCAGTCCTGCTCTTCACGTTGAACATGCGAGGACACCTTAATGTTTTCTGAATGAAACAATTGAGGGCGTTTTTTTAGCAGGGTCTCTGGATCTTTCTTCAACATTTTGGTTTAGCCGTAGACGCACAAATAAGCGGTTTCAGTGGGTACTTTTAATTGAAATTTAGCGTTGCCGGGGACATTAAATTGCTCACCGTCTTTATAGCTTGTCCAATCACTTTCACCGGGTAGCTTAACAATCAACTCACCGGCTACTACGACCATGAGTTCAGGTTCGGCGGTACCGAATTCATATTCGCCCGCGGCCATAACGCCAACCGATGATGGTTTTTCTCTACCTGCAAAACCGATAGATTTTACTTGTCCATTAAAGTACTCATTACTCTGTAACATCAAATTTCCTTGTTTGAAGTGATTGTAGAAAAGTGCAGGCTAGCATAATGTGACGCTATTTGGATCTATCTCTTGGTTGAATGCACAATGAATGAGCACCCTATGAATGCTAATGAACCTTTCGATAAGGCAATGTTACTTAAAGTCGCCCGCCATAAAATGCCTTTTGGTAAGTATTCGGGCCGAGCCATTATACTACTGCCTGAGGAGTATTTATTGTGGTTTGTTAATAATGATGGTTTTCCCGCGGGTGAATTAGGTCAGTTGATGGCGCTCGCTTTAGAGATTCAAATTGCGGGTTTGGAAAAGATCATTTGGCCTCTAATGGACAAAAAAGAGCAGTAATTTTCGCCTATACCTGGTTGTTTTTCACACAGCTCTTTGCTAGCGTATTGTTTCTAAGTGCTTTTATTGAGAACTTTAATCAAAATTTAATATTAAATATATGATTAAGGGGTGAAATTACTGAGTATTTAGTAGATAGTATGAGTCGCTGTAGCAATGCTTGTTGATATTCCAAAGGTTTTGGCCTATCTAGTTTTAGGTGTGGTTAACTTTTTGTCGCTGGCTTGCCTAGCTAATACGTTAATTTACACACGAAATATGAGAGGACGATAATGTCAGGTCAGGGATTATCAGGAACCGTTAAATGGTTCAATGACGAGAAAGGTTTTGGTTTTATTGCGCAAGAAAAAGGTCCAGATGTATTTGTTCACTTTCGCGCTATCAACGGTGACGGTCGTCGCACATTGGCTGAAGGCCAAGCGGTAACCTTCGACGTTGTACAGGGTCAGAAAGGCCCTCAAGCTGAAAATGTAACGCCTTTATAAGTTTTAGTTTCACCGTTTCACAGTTTCAGTCAAAAACGCGATCTGCACCAGATGGCGTTTTTTTTTCTTTACAGCTTAGACTAAGGTCCGATAGTGATGCTGTTGTCAGCGGCCTAGGGGCTTTGTTAAGCTGCTGACTCTTAAACTTAAATATTCTAGAAGCGTTCTATGTCGTCATAGCGCCAAATTAGCATGTTTTATTAAGTTTGCTGTGGAGTAACCTAGCTTGTGGTTTTAAATTCATCTTTAGTTCCGAGATTACAAAGTGTAGCGGATCGGTTTTGGCATTTCTCTAAGCAAGTTTATTCGGCCCCTGAGGTCAAAAAGCTATGTTTATGCTTACAAGATAAACACCACCGAAATGTGAACTTATTATTGTGGTTGAGTTTTTGCCAACAGCAATCTTGGACGGTTAATTTAGAGCTTTTACTCACTCATATCCGCTGTAGCGAACATAAGCTAACAGCGTTTCGCTTGCATCGGCGAGCGATGAAACCTCACCTTAGTGATACTCAATATCAATTATTACTTAAACATGAATTAAAGTTAGAGCGTCGTCAGCAGCACTTACTAGTGCTAAGCCAACAACGCCACCCAGGCGGTCAATCTGCTGAGGCAGCCCTCAAAGACTACCTCGAACAAATAGATGCAGCCTCTCAATACCTAAACAGCATAAGCATGGCTAGCCAGCAGTCTGCTTAGTTTTGATGTTGATAAAGGGTTTTATATAGGCCTGCCTGTTCAATCAAGTCTTGGTGTTCGCCAACTTGACTAATTTCTCCGTCATCAAGTACATAAATTAAATCGGCCTGTTTAATCGCACTTAAGCGATGGGCAATGATTAAAGTGCTGCGATTACTTAAAAAGCGCTGTAAATTGTGGTGTAACTTAGCTTCGGTGTCGGTATCTAACGCTGAGGTCGCTTCATCTAAAATCACCACTTGCGGTTTAGCTAAAATCATTCTGGCTATGGCTAAGCGTTGTTTTTGCCCCCCCGATAAACGCACGCCACTGCGGCCAACGACTGTATCTAGTTGGTTTGGTAGCTTTTCAGTTGTTGCTTTAAGCTCGGCTGAGCTTAAAGCTTGCCACAATTCTTCATCGCTATGCTGTTTGCCCATATTAAGATTTTCTCTTATGGTGGTATTAAACAGGATCGGCTGTTGAAGCACGGTGGCAACATTGCTTCGAATAGCGGCATAGCCGACTTTTTCTATTGGCGTGCCATCAAGGAGTATTTGGCCACTGTCCTTTTGATAGAGGCCCAGCAATAAGTTAACCAGGGTAGATTTTCCGCCACCACTTACTGAGACAATAGCTACCTTCTTACCCGCTGGTAGCACAAGGCTAATGTTCTTGAGTACTGGTGAGTCAGGGGTGTAGCTAAAATTGACGTCTTTAAATTGAATATCAAAATTTTGCTTGCTGGCAAAAGGGTCGACTTCACAAGGGTAATGGGGCTCTTGTTTCAGCTCGAATAATTGGTTGAGCCTAGCCATGGCTGCATTGGCGCTAAAATAGCTGTATTGGATGCTGAGGATTTCTTGTACGGGACCCATCATAAACCATAGGTAGCCAAATACAGCAAAAATTTGCCCAACAGTTAAGTCTGAAAAAACCACCATTAACATGGCGATAGCGCGGAATATTTCGAAACCTACTAAAAAGATGGTAAAGCTTAAGCGGTTTACCGCATCGGTTTTCCAGTGCGACGAAATAGCGTGATCTTTTAACTCACTGGCAGCGCTGACGACGCGAGCAAAATAATGCCCTTCACGCTGAGTCGCTCGGAGCTGTTGGATACTATCTAGCGTTTCAATCAGTGCTAGCTGGAAAGACTCAAAAGCAGCATTTTCTTTTTTCTTTAGCTCTTTAACATGCTTGCCAAACGATCGAGAGAAATAAATAACCGCAGGGTTTAATAGCAGAATTATTAAACCTAACTGCCAGTCTATCCATAATAAAATGGCCGCGGTGCCGATAATGGTGAACAAAGCGACCAAAAACTTCGACAGGCTTTCACTGATAAATTTATCGAGGGTTTCAACATCAGTAATACAACGGGCACTGATCCCGCCAGACCCCTGAGTTTCATATTCTCGAAGTTCTACCTTGGGTAAATGCTCAACCAGGCGTTGGCGAATCAAGAAGCTGATTTGTTTGCCGATAAAAGTGAATTGTCGAGATTGCAGTACCCCGACTATCAGTGACAACAAACGCAAACTAATTACCACCGCCAAGATGGTGAGAATGTAGCCGGTGGGTTTATGCCACACCTCTGGCAGTAGATTTTGCATCATTGCAATTGCATTGCCGGGTTGGTTAAGCAGTACTTCGTCTACCAATAGCGGCATCATTAATGGAATAGGTACACTGACTA is a window from the Agarivorans sp. TSD2052 genome containing:
- a CDS encoding ABC transporter ATP-binding protein, yielding MNSGSASPAFTWATIRQQIFQYKKPLVYAHLIAILATLVSVPIPLMMPLLVDEVLLNQPGNAIAMMQNLLPEVWHKPTGYILTILAVVISLRLLSLIVGVLQSRQFTFIGKQISFLIRQRLVEHLPKVELREYETQGSGGISARCITDVETLDKFISESLSKFLVALFTIIGTAAILLWIDWQLGLIILLLNPAVIYFSRSFGKHVKELKKKENAAFESFQLALIETLDSIQQLRATQREGHYFARVVSAASELKDHAISSHWKTDAVNRLSFTIFLVGFEIFRAIAMLMVVFSDLTVGQIFAVFGYLWFMMGPVQEILSIQYSYFSANAAMARLNQLFELKQEPHYPCEVDPFASKQNFDIQFKDVNFSYTPDSPVLKNISLVLPAGKKVAIVSVSGGGKSTLVNLLLGLYQKDSGQILLDGTPIEKVGYAAIRSNVATVLQQPILFNTTIRENLNMGKQHSDEELWQALSSAELKATTEKLPNQLDTVVGRSGVRLSGGQKQRLAIARMILAKPQVVILDEATSALDTDTEAKLHHNLQRFLSNRSTLIIAHRLSAIKQADLIYVLDDGEISQVGEHQDLIEQAGLYKTLYQHQN
- a CDS encoding cold-shock protein, producing MSGQGLSGTVKWFNDEKGFGFIAQEKGPDVFVHFRAINGDGRRTLAEGQAVTFDVVQGQKGPQAENVTPL
- a CDS encoding TIGR02444 family protein, with amino-acid sequence MVLNSSLVPRLQSVADRFWHFSKQVYSAPEVKKLCLCLQDKHHRNVNLLLWLSFCQQQSWTVNLELLLTHIRCSEHKLTAFRLHRRAMKPHLSDTQYQLLLKHELKLERRQQHLLVLSQQRHPGGQSAEAALKDYLEQIDAASQYLNSISMASQQSA
- the ppnP gene encoding pyrimidine/purine nucleoside phosphorylase, with the translated sequence MLQSNEYFNGQVKSIGFAGREKPSSVGVMAAGEYEFGTAEPELMVVVAGELIVKLPGESDWTSYKDGEQFNVPGNAKFQLKVPTETAYLCVYG
- a CDS encoding OmpP1/FadL family transporter, with translation MKQTIQIVLFGLMLNGFSANLFAGGFHLPQAAYANLGTAGAGDGVYRDSAAAIWSNPAIMSFMEQDLFTVNGLALNLSNTYYDSQNASDNSRDSGGWLGAVGLFYNKTLNEQWAAGIAITTIGGAALDYGSGWKGSTQVVDTSLITFQINPSVSYKINNQLSLAAGMQVNYASVDMSTQLIGQPLAMTPTSDWALGYNLGAVYQFNQDTIAGLSYRSKLEHQFNDSVSYLNQVADYSMRIDAVAFARADLSHQLNSQWGVFSTLSWYQWSDFYTTEIIIASSDQSIARNWQDTWALALGTDYQINDNWRLKLGVSYETSPLDEAQFQSPDLPVDRQIRYSVGLRTTINQVPVDLFYEYSDAGTPGINQDNQLLPGNNLHGHFDMYLHFLGFAVSF
- a CDS encoding DUF3820 family protein, whose amino-acid sequence is MNANEPFDKAMLLKVARHKMPFGKYSGRAIILLPEEYLLWFVNNDGFPAGELGQLMALALEIQIAGLEKIIWPLMDKKEQ